A genomic region of Mycolicibacterium poriferae contains the following coding sequences:
- a CDS encoding NUDIX domain-containing protein, with protein MPKLSAGLLLYRGDGDRLEVLLGHPGGPFWARKDDGAWSVPKGEYAEGEDPWTVAQREFSEEVGKPPPTGPRLDLEPVRQPGGKIVTVFAVHADLDLTGTVSNTFTMEWPRGSGQQREFPEIDRLAWFDLAAARVKLLTGQRPLVDRLQEAVGPAAPPASRSR; from the coding sequence GTGCCGAAACTCAGTGCCGGGCTGCTGCTCTACCGCGGCGACGGTGATCGCCTCGAGGTGCTTCTCGGCCATCCCGGGGGTCCGTTCTGGGCGCGCAAGGACGACGGCGCCTGGTCGGTGCCCAAAGGCGAGTACGCCGAGGGGGAGGACCCGTGGACGGTCGCTCAGCGGGAGTTCAGCGAGGAGGTGGGAAAGCCGCCCCCGACCGGGCCACGCCTGGATCTCGAACCGGTTCGACAACCCGGCGGCAAGATCGTCACGGTGTTCGCCGTGCATGCCGACCTCGATCTGACCGGCACCGTCAGCAACACGTTCACCATGGAGTGGCCCCGAGGCTCAGGGCAACAGCGGGAGTTCCCCGAGATCGACCGCCTGGCATGGTTCGACCTGGCGGCGGCGCGGGTCAAGCTGCTCACGGGCCAGCGGCCGCTGGTCGACCGGTTGCAGGAGGCAGTCGGACCCGCCGCACCACCGGCGTCTCGATCGCGTTGA
- a CDS encoding cytochrome P450, translating to MAQRSAGTATSAATATGTDHGSGPGSTPGAGPATDADPQVYYDPYDTGIVADPYPVYARLRDQAPLYYNPRYDFWALSRHADVERALLDWKVFSNRRSDILELVKSDFDMPEGVMMFEDPPEHTMLRGLMARVFTPRRMAEIEDRIRSYCINCLDPLVGTDGFDIIAELAAMMPMRVIGMLLGIPESEQVSVRDANDANLRTRPGTPIKVTDASRIADGRVYADYVDWRAANPSDDLMTALLNVEFTDEHGVHRKLTRPEVLHYTQVVAGAGNETTGRLIGWLAKVLAEHPRQRREIAQDRSLLTRAVDETLRFEPTGPHVARYLAADFDYEGTTVPAGSAMLLLFGAANRDERRYRDPDTFDIHRDNISHLTFGKGLHYCLGANLARLEGRVALDELLNRWPEWDIDRDSARLAPTSTVRGWEYLRILVG from the coding sequence ATGGCGCAACGATCAGCGGGCACAGCGACGAGCGCGGCGACGGCCACCGGAACGGATCACGGGTCGGGCCCGGGCTCCACCCCCGGGGCGGGGCCGGCCACCGACGCCGACCCTCAGGTCTATTACGACCCCTACGACACCGGGATCGTCGCCGATCCCTACCCGGTCTACGCGCGGCTGCGCGACCAGGCACCGCTGTACTACAACCCGCGCTACGACTTCTGGGCACTGTCCCGGCACGCCGACGTCGAACGCGCGCTGCTGGACTGGAAGGTCTTCTCCAACCGCCGCAGCGACATCCTCGAACTGGTCAAGTCCGACTTCGACATGCCCGAGGGCGTCATGATGTTCGAGGACCCGCCCGAGCACACGATGCTGCGGGGGCTGATGGCACGGGTGTTCACCCCGCGCCGGATGGCCGAGATCGAAGACCGGATCCGGTCATACTGCATCAACTGCCTCGACCCGCTGGTCGGGACCGACGGGTTCGACATCATCGCCGAGCTGGCCGCGATGATGCCGATGCGGGTCATCGGCATGCTGCTGGGCATCCCGGAATCGGAACAGGTCTCGGTGCGCGACGCCAATGACGCCAACCTGCGCACGAGGCCCGGCACCCCGATTAAGGTCACCGACGCGAGCAGGATCGCCGACGGTCGCGTCTACGCCGACTACGTCGACTGGCGCGCAGCCAACCCGTCCGACGATCTGATGACGGCGCTGCTCAACGTCGAGTTCACCGACGAGCACGGTGTGCACCGCAAGCTCACCCGCCCTGAGGTGCTGCACTACACCCAGGTGGTGGCCGGGGCCGGTAACGAGACGACCGGCCGGCTGATCGGGTGGCTGGCCAAGGTGCTCGCCGAGCACCCCCGACAACGGCGCGAGATAGCCCAGGACCGCTCGCTGCTGACGCGGGCGGTCGACGAGACCCTGCGCTTCGAACCCACCGGCCCCCACGTCGCCCGCTATCTGGCCGCTGACTTCGACTACGAAGGCACGACGGTGCCCGCGGGCAGCGCCATGCTGCTGTTGTTCGGTGCCGCCAACCGTGACGAGCGGCGCTACCGCGATCCCGACACGTTCGACATCCACCGCGACAACATCAGTCATCTGACCTTCGGCAAAGGCCTGCATTACTGCCTGGGCGCCAATCTGGCCCGGCTCGAGGGCCGAGTCGCCCTCGATGAACTGCTCAACCGGTGGCCGGAGTGGGATATCGACCGCGACAGCGCACGGCTGGCCCCCACCTCGACCGTGCGCGGCTGGGAGTATCTGCGAATCCTGGTGGGTTAG
- a CDS encoding MmpS family protein — protein MIAVAKKVWLPLLIIVVVVIAGLTVSRIRTFFGSEGIIETPENFADLPEPFDPKVVRYEISGNGSYADINYLDLDAKPQRVDGAALPWSLTLETTEPSAAPNIVAQGDSSSITCRIIVDDEVKDERTNTGLNAQTFCFVKSA, from the coding sequence GTGATCGCAGTCGCCAAAAAGGTGTGGCTTCCGCTGCTGATCATAGTGGTGGTGGTGATCGCCGGGTTGACGGTGTCGCGCATCCGGACCTTCTTCGGCTCGGAAGGCATCATCGAGACGCCGGAGAACTTCGCCGACCTGCCCGAGCCGTTCGACCCGAAGGTCGTGCGCTACGAGATCTCGGGCAACGGCTCCTACGCCGACATCAACTACCTCGACCTCGACGCCAAGCCGCAACGCGTCGACGGTGCCGCGCTGCCGTGGTCGCTGACGCTGGAGACCACCGAGCCCTCGGCCGCGCCCAACATCGTCGCGCAGGGTGACAGCAGTTCGATCACGTGCCGCATCATCGTCGACGACGAGGTGAAGGACGAGAGGACCAACACCGGCTTGAACGCTCAGACCTTCTGCTTTGTGAAGTCGGCATGA
- a CDS encoding SGNH/GDSL hydrolase family protein codes for MAGFARYVALGDSQTEGLWDGDDDTGLFGFADRLALMLSADNPGLRYANLAVRGNQIRDVLVDQLPRALPMRPDLVTVCIGMNDVTRPGPGFDGALARLDQLHRELARSGATVVTTTFPDVARILPIGRVLNTRVLRINAEIRAAAQRYGFGLVDLFDAPSMAQPETWSVDRVHGSPRGHMLFAAAAAEALGLPGSSHDWAGADPSASAPSVRSQAYSQVLWTQNMLMPWLWRHVRGRSSGGGRSPRRPVLAPV; via the coding sequence GTGGCCGGATTCGCCCGCTACGTCGCGCTGGGCGACAGCCAGACCGAGGGACTCTGGGACGGCGACGACGACACCGGGCTGTTCGGGTTCGCCGACCGTCTGGCGCTGATGCTCAGCGCCGACAATCCCGGTCTCCGCTACGCCAACCTGGCCGTCCGCGGCAATCAGATTCGCGACGTGCTGGTCGATCAGCTGCCCCGCGCCCTGCCGATGCGCCCGGATCTGGTCACGGTGTGTATCGGCATGAACGACGTGACCCGGCCCGGCCCCGGTTTCGACGGCGCGCTGGCGCGGCTCGACCAACTGCACCGAGAACTGGCCCGTTCCGGCGCCACGGTCGTGACGACCACCTTTCCCGATGTGGCCCGGATTCTGCCGATCGGGCGGGTGCTGAACACCCGCGTGTTGCGGATCAACGCCGAGATCCGCGCGGCGGCACAGCGGTACGGGTTCGGCCTGGTCGATCTGTTCGACGCGCCGTCGATGGCGCAGCCCGAGACCTGGAGCGTGGACCGGGTGCACGGTTCACCTCGGGGGCACATGCTTTTCGCGGCCGCCGCCGCTGAGGCGCTGGGGTTGCCCGGCAGCAGCCACGACTGGGCCGGCGCCGACCCGTCCGCCTCCGCGCCGTCGGTGCGTTCCCAGGCGTACTCCCAGGTGCTGTGGACCCAGAACATGCTGATGCCCTGGCTGTGGCGCCACGTCCGGGGTCGCTCCAGCGGCGGCGGGCGCAGTCCGCGCCGGCCCGTGTTGGCGCCGGTCTAG
- a CDS encoding nuclear transport factor 2 family protein has product MPLPVSDRLAIADLVHLYAAAVDDRRFDDVVELFTGTAELRLPEPPGRLDPVRRLHGAQGVRAAMSGLAAVTRTEHAIVGEVYAPGDDADHALGRITCIAHHWTVRGDAVTDVVWHLRYDDEYLRTSRGWRIHGRALTVNAIETPVVRRVRLPPATGRPAAAGP; this is encoded by the coding sequence GTGCCACTCCCGGTTTCCGACCGCCTGGCGATCGCCGATCTGGTCCATCTCTACGCCGCCGCGGTCGACGACCGCAGGTTCGACGACGTCGTCGAACTGTTCACCGGCACAGCGGAATTACGGCTCCCCGAGCCGCCCGGGCGGCTCGACCCGGTGCGCCGCCTGCACGGTGCTCAGGGTGTGCGAGCAGCCATGTCGGGCCTGGCTGCGGTGACCCGCACCGAGCACGCCATCGTCGGCGAGGTGTACGCACCCGGCGACGATGCCGACCACGCGCTGGGCCGGATCACCTGTATCGCCCACCACTGGACCGTCCGCGGCGACGCGGTGACCGACGTCGTGTGGCACCTGCGTTACGACGACGAATACCTCAGGACGTCGCGGGGTTGGCGCATCCACGGCCGCGCACTGACCGTCAACGCGATCGAGACGCCGGTGGTGCGGCGGGTCCGACTGCCTCCTGCAACCGGTCGACCAGCGGCCGCTGGCCCGTGA
- a CDS encoding nuclear transport factor 2 family protein — MAFTRVDLLSTAQRSLAAAGAHDRDGWIGLFTSDGTIEDPVGSRPHRGAAAIGKFYDTFIGPRAISFRPDGDIVVDTTVIRDVELIIAMSPTLTLRVPTFIRYDLRGDERGDETDLKVCALSAYWELPAMVAQFARSGLSAVPSGITLGRTMLTEQGLSGCVGFLRGFRRIGSGVKGRFTDLLDAACKGDELGLRRRVGDAAITHGDRAPMTTSELLKMLSGGSWAKAVQSGPSVAARVERAGRCRVLIGETGPDPSSFSRLRLFGEAAF, encoded by the coding sequence ATGGCCTTCACCCGAGTCGACCTGCTGTCGACGGCGCAGCGCTCACTCGCCGCCGCCGGAGCCCACGACCGCGACGGCTGGATCGGTCTGTTCACCTCCGACGGCACGATCGAAGACCCCGTCGGGTCGCGACCACACCGCGGCGCGGCGGCGATCGGGAAGTTCTACGACACCTTCATCGGCCCTCGCGCCATCAGCTTTCGCCCCGACGGCGACATCGTCGTGGACACGACGGTCATTCGCGACGTCGAGCTGATCATCGCGATGTCGCCGACGCTGACATTGCGGGTGCCCACGTTCATCCGGTACGACCTGCGCGGAGACGAACGCGGCGACGAGACCGACCTGAAGGTCTGCGCGTTGTCGGCCTACTGGGAGTTGCCGGCGATGGTCGCGCAGTTCGCACGAAGCGGCCTGAGTGCGGTGCCCAGTGGGATCACGTTGGGCCGCACCATGCTCACTGAGCAGGGCCTCAGCGGCTGCGTGGGGTTTCTGCGTGGCTTCCGCCGCATCGGGAGCGGCGTGAAGGGCCGGTTCACCGATCTGCTGGACGCCGCCTGCAAGGGCGACGAGCTCGGCCTGCGACGCCGCGTCGGCGACGCGGCGATCACCCACGGCGATCGGGCCCCGATGACCACCTCCGAGTTGCTCAAAATGCTGTCCGGAGGCAGCTGGGCCAAAGCGGTGCAGTCCGGGCCCTCGGTGGCGGCCCGTGTCGAGCGGGCCGGCCGATGCCGGGTGCTGATCGGCGAGACCGGACCGGATCCCAGCTCGTTCAGCCGGTTGCGATTGTTCGGCGAGGCGGCGTTCTGA